A genome region from Panthera leo isolate Ple1 chromosome A2, P.leo_Ple1_pat1.1, whole genome shotgun sequence includes the following:
- the NDUFA4 gene encoding cytochrome c oxidase subunit NDUFA4, producing MLRQIFGQAKKHPSLIPLFIFIGAGGTGAALYVLRLALFNPDVSWDRKNNPEPWNKLGPNDQYKFYSVNVDYSKLKKEGPDF from the exons ATGTTACGCCAGATCTTCGGTCAGGCCAAGAAGCATCCGAGC TTGATCCCCCTCTTCATATTTATTGGAGCGGGAGGTACTGGAGCAGCACTATATGTCTTGCGCCTGGCATTGTTCAATCCAGATGTCAG tTGGGATAGGAAGAATAACCCAGAACCCTGGAACAAATTGGGTCCCAACGATCAATACAAG ttctACTCAGTGAATGTAGATTACAGCAAACTGAAGAAAGAAGGTCCAGACTTCTAA